Genomic segment of bacterium:
TCTCTCAAGTTCTTCTGCTTCTTTTACAGTTGCTACAATAGGTTTTTCACAATAAATATGTTTTTTCTTTTCAATTGCATAAATAAGTTGCTCAAAATGATAAATGTTTGGGCTTGATATATCAATAATTTCAATCTTGTGGTTTTCAATCAATTCTTTGTAATCAGTTGTTATAAATTCAATACCATATTTTTCTTTTGCTTCTTTTGCTGTCTCTTCCCTTGATGTACAGACACCGGAAACTTTTGCTTTGAAAGGCGCTTCCGGATAATAATACTTTAAGTTTTCATATGCATAAGCGTGTACTTTGCCAATAAAACCAAACCCGATAATTCCAATATTAAATATTTTCATTTTTCTTTGATAACAAAATTTTTTAAAGTTCCAATTCCTTCTATTTCAACTTCAACAATATCTCCTTCTTTTAAAAATACAGGCGGTTTCCTTGCAAATCCCACTCCTGAAGGAGTTCCTGTTAAAATAATTGTTCCTGGTAAAAGTGTCATCTGTTTTGATAGATAACTCACAATTTTATAAGGATTGAAAATCATTTTTGAAGTATTTGAATTCTGCATTATTTTTCCATTTAAAATCGTTTTTATACTTAAATTTGTTGGCTCAATTTCTGTTTCTATCCATGGACCAATCGGGCAGAAAGTATCAAATGACTTTGCTCTTGCCCACTGTTTATCTTTTTTTAACTGACAGTCCCTTGCACTTACATCATTTCCACAGGTGTACCCGAATATATAATCTTTTGCTTCTTTCTCTTCTATATTTTTACATTTTTTACCAATAACAATAACAAGTTCGCATTCATAATCAACCTCATCAGGCGCTTGTTCTGGTAAAATTATCGGAGATAGATGTCCAGTTAAAGAAGTAGTTGCTTTCAAAAATATGACCGGTTCTGAAAGTACCTTTTCCCATCCTTCTTCTGCGTGTTCTTTATAATTTAATCCAAGTGCAATAATATTGGGAGGATTGCATGGTGGTAAAAATTTAATTTCTTCAGGTGAAAAAATTTGACCGGTTTCTTTAAATTCTTTAGTAAATCCCTCCCAGTTTATAGCATAAATTCTGTTTTTTTTAAAAATACCATAAAATTCTTTCCCATCTTTAAAAAACCTCAAGAATTTCATATTTTCTCCCTTTTTACATTTCAGATAAATAATCCATATATTCTTCACTCAAATCAGAAATTTCAAAAGATATTATTTCAGGAACTTTATACGGATGAATTTCTTTTATTTTTTTCTCAACCTTTTTATAATTTTTCTTCTTGCATTTAATAAAAATCAGCCATTCTTTGCTTTTTTCTATTCTTTTTTCCCACCAGTAATGACTTTCAACTGGACCTATAATCTGACAGCAGGAAACAACTTTTTCTTCAAGTAACTCTTTAACAATTTTCTCACAATTTTTTTTATCCGGAGAGGTTGTAATTATTTGAATAAATTTCATAATTTTTCTTTAAAATTTTTTATTTCTGGATAATCATTTTCATTTTCAATCTCTTTGAGTTGTTGAAATAAAGAAATCTGTTGCCTTGATAATCTTTTTGGTATCAAAACCTTAATTTTAACAAACATATCTCCTTTACCGTGCCCATTTAATTTAGGCATACCCATATTTCTCAATCTTAAAATTTCTCCATTCTGTGTACCCGGAGGAATTTTCAATTTTGCTTTCCCTGCTAAAGTAGGTACTTCAATTTCATCTCCTAAAACTGCCTGAGTAACTGTAATCGGAACTTCTAAATATATATTTTCTTCTTTTCTTTCAAAAAGAGGATCCTTTTCAATAAAAACTGTAACATATAAGTCACCCCTTTCGCCTTTATTTAAACCAATATCTCCCTGTCCTTTCAATCTTAAACTCATCCCTGATTCAATACCTGCTGGAATTTTAACAAGTATTTTATGCATATTTCTTATTCTTCCTGTTCCTCTACAATTTGGACATGGGTCTGACAGAATTTCTCCCTCCCCTCTACATTTCGGACATGTTTGTGCAATTGTTATAAATCCAGAACTTTTAATAACTTGACCCCTTCCCTGACAGGTAGGACATGTGACTTTCCCTTT
This window contains:
- a CDS encoding fumarylacetoacetate hydrolase family protein, translating into MKFLRFFKDGKEFYGIFKKNRIYAINWEGFTKEFKETGQIFSPEEIKFLPPCNPPNIIALGLNYKEHAEEGWEKVLSEPVIFLKATTSLTGHLSPIILPEQAPDEVDYECELVIVIGKKCKNIEEKEAKDYIFGYTCGNDVSARDCQLKKDKQWARAKSFDTFCPIGPWIETEIEPTNLSIKTILNGKIMQNSNTSKMIFNPYKIVSYLSKQMTLLPGTIILTGTPSGVGFARKPPVFLKEGDIVEVEIEGIGTLKNFVIKEK
- the cutA gene encoding divalent-cation tolerance protein CutA; its protein translation is MKFIQIITTSPDKKNCEKIVKELLEEKVVSCCQIIGPVESHYWWEKRIEKSKEWLIFIKCKKKNYKKVEKKIKEIHPYKVPEIISFEISDLSEEYMDYLSEM
- the dnaJ gene encoding molecular chaperone DnaJ; translated protein: MGEKKDYYEVLGVSKDASIDEIKKAYRDLALKYHPDRNPGNKEAEEKFKEITEAYEVLSDPEKRKIYDTYGHAGFGPTGFDWTQDFSRVRMDFSDIFGDIFSDFFGDIFGSDFASKTTQKRKTRGSDLEYRIYITLKEAATGTEKYINVSRFDECSVCNGTGSKTKKGKVTCPTCQGRGQVIKSSGFITIAQTCPKCRGEGEILSDPCPNCRGTGRIRNMHKILVKIPAGIESGMSLRLKGQGDIGLNKGERGDLYVTVFIEKDPLFERKEENIYLEVPITVTQAVLGDEIEVPTLAGKAKLKIPPGTQNGEILRLRNMGMPKLNGHGKGDMFVKIKVLIPKRLSRQQISLFQQLKEIENENDYPEIKNFKEKL